One window of Hymenobacter sp. BRD128 genomic DNA carries:
- the hisIE gene encoding bifunctional phosphoribosyl-AMP cyclohydrolase/phosphoribosyl-ATP diphosphatase HisIE — translation MELDFQKMPDQLIPAIVQDAATGQVLMLGYFNAEAWQRTQAEGRVTFFSRSKQRLWTKGETSGNYLRVVSLHADCDQDTVLVLAHPDGPTCHRGTTSCFETAAPAVAAEPTALPTPAIGFLAELEQLIERRQQYPAEEPGSYTVRLFEKGLARIAQKVGEEAIETVIDAMAGNKAGVAGEAADLLYHLLVLLRASGSSLAEVLAVLRQRHQVIGSGQRRPLPD, via the coding sequence ATGGAGCTAGACTTTCAAAAAATGCCCGACCAGCTTATCCCGGCCATCGTGCAGGATGCTGCCACCGGGCAAGTGCTCATGCTGGGTTATTTTAATGCCGAGGCCTGGCAGCGTACCCAGGCCGAAGGACGGGTTACGTTCTTTTCCCGCTCCAAACAGCGCCTCTGGACCAAGGGCGAAACCAGCGGCAATTACCTGCGGGTAGTAAGCTTACACGCCGATTGCGACCAGGACACTGTCTTGGTGCTGGCGCATCCCGACGGGCCGACCTGTCATCGGGGCACTACCAGCTGCTTTGAAACGGCCGCGCCGGCTGTTGCCGCGGAGCCCACCGCGCTGCCGACGCCTGCCATTGGCTTCTTGGCCGAGCTAGAACAGCTTATTGAGCGCCGCCAGCAGTACCCAGCTGAGGAGCCCGGCTCCTACACGGTGCGCCTGTTCGAAAAAGGCCTGGCCCGGATTGCTCAGAAAGTAGGGGAGGAGGCTATTGAAACCGTCATCGACGCTATGGCTGGCAATAAAGCGGGCGTGGCTGGTGAAGCGGCCGACCTGCTCTATCATTTGCTGGTGCTGCTGCGCGCTAGTGGCTCGTCGCTGGCTGAGGTTCTGGCCGTGCTACGGCAGCGTCACCAGGTAATTGGCAGCGGCCAGCGGCGGCCGCTACCCGACTAA
- a CDS encoding VOC family protein — MHQQLAHVALVVREYDEALAFYTQRLGFRVVADTPLGGGKRWVLVAPPGGQGGSALLLAQADGAEQLARVGNQTGGRVFLFLTTDDFWRDYHAMQVAGVRFRETPREEAYATVAIFEDLYGNLWDLLQPKSLPA, encoded by the coding sequence ATGCATCAACAACTTGCCCACGTAGCCTTGGTGGTGCGCGAATACGACGAGGCGCTGGCCTTTTATACCCAGCGGCTTGGCTTCCGCGTCGTGGCCGATACGCCCCTGGGCGGCGGTAAGCGCTGGGTGCTGGTAGCCCCGCCCGGTGGGCAAGGGGGCAGCGCCCTGCTGCTGGCCCAGGCCGATGGCGCGGAGCAGCTAGCCAGGGTGGGCAACCAGACCGGCGGCCGGGTGTTCTTGTTTCTTACTACCGACGACTTCTGGCGCGATTACCACGCTATGCAGGTCGCCGGGGTGCGCTTCCGCGAAACGCCCCGCGAAGAAGCTTATGCGACAGTAGCCATATTTGAAGACCTCTACGGCAACCTCTGGGACCTGCTACAACCCAAGTCGCTGCCGGCTTAA
- the hisF gene encoding imidazole glycerol phosphate synthase subunit HisF: MLTKRLIACLDVQNGRTVKGTNFVNLRDAGDPVALAARYAQEGIDELVLLDITATVEKRRTLIALVRNVAREVNIPFTVGGGIGAVADVEALLLNGADKVSLNSSVLREPGLIDELARRFGSQAIVVAVDARQANEAAASPSPADEVWEVFTHGGRHPAGREAVAWCREAAARGAGEILLTSMSHDGTRDGFALGLTGAVAAAVGVPVIASGGAGAAAHFRDVLQPGGAEAALAASVFHFGDISVAGLKNYLLAEGVAMRPVG, from the coding sequence ATGCTTACCAAACGCCTCATTGCCTGCCTCGACGTGCAGAACGGCCGCACCGTGAAGGGTACTAACTTTGTGAACCTGCGCGACGCCGGCGACCCGGTGGCCCTGGCCGCGCGCTACGCCCAGGAGGGCATCGACGAGCTGGTGCTGCTCGACATCACGGCCACCGTGGAGAAGCGCCGCACTCTCATCGCGTTGGTGCGCAACGTGGCCCGCGAGGTCAACATCCCTTTCACCGTGGGCGGCGGTATCGGGGCCGTGGCCGACGTGGAGGCGCTCTTGCTAAACGGAGCCGATAAAGTAAGTCTCAACTCCTCGGTGCTGCGCGAGCCCGGCCTGATTGATGAGCTGGCCCGGCGCTTCGGCTCGCAGGCCATCGTGGTGGCCGTGGATGCCCGCCAAGCCAACGAGGCCGCTGCTAGCCCTAGCCCCGCCGACGAAGTCTGGGAAGTCTTTACCCACGGCGGCCGCCACCCCGCCGGCCGCGAAGCCGTGGCCTGGTGCCGCGAAGCCGCTGCGCGCGGCGCGGGCGAAATCCTGCTGACGAGTATGAGCCACGACGGCACCCGCGACGGCTTCGCCCTGGGGCTAACCGGGGCGGTGGCGGCCGCCGTAGGGGTACCCGTTATTGCCTCGGGTGGGGCGGGGGCGGCGGCGCACTTCCGCGACGTGCTGCAGCCCGGCGGGGCCGAGGCGGCGCTAGCCGCCAGCGTCTTTCACTTCGGCGACATATCGGTGGCGGGTCTCAAAAACTACCTGCTGGCCGAAGGAGTGGCCATGCGCCCGGTAGGGTAG
- a CDS encoding HisA/HisF-related TIM barrel protein has protein sequence MDIIPAIDLINGACVRLTGGDFARQTTYAADPLAQAQYFEQLGATRLHLVDLDGARARAPRQLSVLERLARHTGLHIDFGGGIQTTAAAEAAFAAGAAQLTAGSIAAREPALVGKWLARFGAGRIIIGADFKDGYIAVSAWTEQSDRTLTGFIDAYLAAGATTFICTDVSRDGQLQGPATETYTALRQQFPAAQFVASGGVTTVADVAAMRELGLAGAIIGKAIYEGTITEPQLRAELARDLLN, from the coding sequence ATGGATATAATTCCTGCCATTGACCTTATCAACGGCGCGTGCGTGCGCCTGACCGGCGGCGACTTTGCCCGGCAGACTACCTACGCCGCCGACCCCCTGGCCCAGGCCCAGTACTTCGAGCAGCTCGGGGCTACGCGACTGCATTTAGTGGACCTCGACGGGGCCCGCGCCCGCGCGCCGCGCCAGCTGTCGGTGCTCGAGCGCCTGGCCCGGCACACCGGGCTGCACATTGACTTTGGCGGCGGTATCCAGACGACGGCGGCGGCCGAGGCGGCGTTTGCGGCCGGGGCGGCGCAGCTCACGGCCGGCAGTATCGCGGCCCGCGAGCCAGCGCTGGTGGGGAAGTGGCTAGCCCGCTTCGGGGCCGGGCGCATCATCATCGGGGCCGATTTTAAGGACGGCTACATTGCCGTGAGTGCCTGGACCGAGCAATCGGACCGCACGCTGACCGGCTTTATTGACGCTTACCTGGCGGCCGGGGCCACCACCTTTATCTGCACCGACGTGAGCCGTGACGGCCAGCTGCAGGGGCCCGCCACCGAAACCTACACCGCGCTGCGGCAGCAGTTTCCGGCGGCGCAGTTTGTGGCCAGCGGCGGCGTCACGACCGTGGCCGACGTGGCAGCGATGCGCGAGCTGGGCCTGGCGGGGGCCATCATTGGCAAGGCCATTTACGAAGGCACAATTACGGAGCCGCAGTTGCGGGCAGAGCTGGCCAGGGACTTGTTGAACTAA
- the hisH gene encoding imidazole glycerol phosphate synthase subunit HisH, translated as MNIAVIDYQGGNVQSVLFALERLGMNATLTSDPAVIRRADRVLFPGEGEASSAMQSLRAAGLDKVLPTLTQPFLGICLGMQLLGRHSAEGPAGGTELLGMLPFDVVRFAPPDAAHKVPHMGWNNLHDLQTLLFAGLGNPTAPNFESDSHHLLAPTAADYVYFVHSYYAPVGDYTIAQASYPASQPFSAGVRYRNFYGVQFHVEKSGPVGEQILKNFLTANLT; from the coding sequence ATGAACATCGCCGTCATCGACTACCAGGGAGGCAACGTGCAATCGGTGCTTTTTGCCCTGGAGCGGCTGGGCATGAACGCCACGCTCACCTCGGACCCCGCCGTAATCCGGCGGGCCGACCGGGTGCTTTTTCCGGGTGAGGGCGAGGCCAGCTCGGCCATGCAGTCGCTGCGGGCTGCGGGCCTGGATAAGGTGCTGCCCACGCTTACGCAGCCGTTTCTGGGCATCTGCCTGGGCATGCAGCTGCTAGGCCGCCACAGTGCCGAAGGGCCGGCCGGCGGCACCGAGCTGCTGGGTATGCTGCCCTTCGACGTAGTGCGCTTCGCGCCGCCCGACGCGGCGCACAAAGTGCCCCACATGGGCTGGAATAACCTGCACGACCTGCAAACGCTACTTTTCGCGGGGCTGGGCAATCCGACCGCCCCGAACTTCGAGTCGGACTCGCACCACCTGCTCGCACCCACGGCGGCCGACTACGTGTACTTCGTACACAGCTACTACGCACCGGTGGGCGACTATACTATCGCCCAGGCCAGCTACCCGGCTAGCCAGCCTTTCAGCGCGGGCGTTCGCTACCGCAACTTCTACGGCGTGCAGTTTCACGTGGAAAAAAGCGGCCCGGTGGGCGAGCAGATTCTGAAGAATTTTCTGACGGCTAACCTCACCTAG
- the hisB gene encoding bifunctional histidinol-phosphatase/imidazoleglycerol-phosphate dehydratase HisB, translating to MKKVLFIDRDGTILIEPPTDFQIDAWHKFDFVPGAITALAQLARDGEYELVLVTNQDGLGTASYPEETFWPYQQKMLDILKGEGVEFAEILIDRSFAHDPAPTRKPGTALLTRYLDPAAGYDLKHSYVIGDRRTDVQLAENLGCQAILLHAEADERAALSTTDWARVYEHLRRPPRKAHVMRNTNETRIEVILNLDGTGHTDCQTGLGFFDHMLDQLGKHSGCDLYVRTHGDLHIDEHHTVEDTAIAIGAAYHEALGDKRGVNRYGFLLPMDDALAQAAIDFSGRPWLVWAADFRRERVGDVPTELFYHFFKSFSDAARCNLNIKCEGDNEHHKIEAIFKAVAKSIKLALVRDPAGQHVIPSTKGIL from the coding sequence ATGAAAAAAGTTCTCTTCATCGACCGCGACGGCACCATCCTCATCGAGCCGCCGACCGACTTCCAGATTGATGCCTGGCATAAATTCGACTTCGTGCCCGGCGCCATCACGGCCCTGGCCCAGCTAGCCCGCGACGGCGAGTACGAGCTCGTCCTGGTTACCAACCAGGACGGCCTGGGCACTGCTAGCTACCCCGAAGAAACCTTCTGGCCCTACCAGCAAAAGATGCTGGACATCCTGAAAGGGGAGGGGGTTGAGTTCGCCGAGATTCTCATCGACCGCAGCTTTGCCCACGACCCGGCCCCGACGCGCAAGCCGGGCACGGCGCTGCTCACCCGCTACCTCGACCCGGCCGCCGGCTACGACCTCAAGCACTCTTACGTGATTGGCGACCGCCGCACCGATGTGCAGCTGGCCGAGAACCTGGGCTGCCAGGCCATCCTGCTGCACGCCGAGGCCGACGAGCGCGCCGCGCTCAGCACCACCGACTGGGCTAGGGTGTACGAGCACCTGCGCCGCCCGCCGCGCAAGGCCCACGTGATGCGCAACACCAACGAGACGCGCATTGAGGTTATCCTTAACCTCGACGGCACCGGCCACACCGACTGCCAGACCGGGCTAGGCTTCTTCGACCACATGCTCGACCAGCTGGGCAAGCACAGCGGCTGCGACCTCTACGTGCGCACGCACGGCGATTTGCACATCGACGAGCACCACACCGTGGAAGATACGGCCATTGCCATCGGCGCGGCCTACCACGAAGCTCTCGGCGACAAGCGTGGCGTGAACCGCTACGGCTTCCTGCTGCCCATGGACGATGCGCTGGCCCAGGCCGCCATCGATTTCTCGGGCCGGCCCTGGCTGGTCTGGGCCGCCGACTTCCGGCGCGAGCGGGTGGGCGACGTGCCAACGGAGCTTTTTTACCATTTCTTTAAAAGCTTCTCCGACGCGGCCCGCTGCAACCTCAACATTAAGTGTGAGGGTGACAACGAGCACCATAAAATCGAGGCAATTTTTAAGGCCGTGGCCAAGTCCATTAAGCTGGCCCTGGTGCGCGACCCGGCCGGCCAGCACGTGATTCCCAGCACGAAAGGAATCTTGTAA
- a CDS encoding tRNA(His) guanylyltransferase Thg1 family protein — MKFDDLDARLRIFETAHDHCALPGLYLVARLDGRGFTRLTKEVHAFEAPFDERMRDYMVATTRHLLDCGFRLVYGYTQSDEISLLLHPAEDSFGRKLRKYTSVLAGEASARFSLQLGAPGVFDCRISQLPRRQDVVDYFRWRQEDAGRNSLNAHCYWLLRKQGRSVGEATGQVKGLRTAAKHDLLFAHGINYNDLPAWQKRGVGLYWEDYQKAGTNPLTQQVLETTRRRLTTNAELPLGERYEAFINALLLLAD, encoded by the coding sequence ATGAAATTTGACGACCTTGACGCTCGCCTGCGCATCTTCGAGACGGCGCACGACCACTGTGCCCTGCCCGGCCTCTATCTGGTAGCCCGGCTCGATGGGCGCGGCTTCACGCGCCTGACCAAGGAGGTACACGCCTTCGAAGCACCCTTCGATGAGCGGATGCGCGATTACATGGTGGCTACCACCCGCCACCTGCTCGATTGCGGTTTTCGACTGGTGTACGGCTACACGCAGAGCGACGAAATCTCGTTGCTGCTGCATCCGGCCGAAGATTCCTTTGGCCGCAAGCTGCGCAAATATACGTCCGTGCTGGCGGGCGAGGCGTCGGCTAGGTTCTCGCTGCAGCTCGGGGCGCCGGGGGTATTTGATTGCCGTATCTCGCAGCTGCCCCGCCGCCAGGACGTGGTCGATTATTTTCGATGGCGGCAGGAAGATGCCGGTCGCAACTCGCTTAATGCGCACTGTTACTGGCTGCTGCGCAAGCAGGGCCGCTCGGTGGGCGAGGCAACGGGCCAGGTAAAAGGGCTGCGTACTGCGGCCAAGCACGACCTGCTGTTTGCCCACGGTATTAATTACAACGACCTGCCCGCTTGGCAAAAGCGCGGCGTGGGCTTATACTGGGAAGACTACCAGAAAGCGGGGACAAACCCACTTACGCAGCAAGTCCTGGAAACCACCCGCCGCCGGCTGACCACCAATGCGGAACTGCCGCTAGGGGAGCGTTACGAAGCATTTATCAACGCGCTGCTCCTCCTAGCTGACTAA
- a CDS encoding AAA family ATPase: MQLVLFCGIQATGKSTFYQQRFFHSHVRLSLDLLRTRHREQRLLQVCLETQMRCVVDNTNPTRAGRASYIAPARAAGFEVVGYFFQSIAAEALVRNQQRPGERQIPDKGIRATRNRLELPTRAEGFDTLYFVRVQGNQEFAITDWQDEI, from the coding sequence ATGCAACTCGTACTCTTCTGCGGCATTCAGGCTACCGGTAAATCTACGTTTTACCAGCAGCGCTTCTTTCATTCTCACGTGCGTCTCAGCCTCGATTTGCTGCGCACGCGCCATCGGGAGCAGCGCTTGCTACAGGTGTGTCTGGAAACGCAGATGCGGTGCGTGGTGGATAATACCAATCCCACCCGGGCGGGGCGGGCGAGTTATATCGCGCCCGCCCGCGCCGCCGGGTTTGAAGTGGTTGGGTATTTCTTTCAATCAATCGCCGCCGAAGCCCTGGTGCGGAACCAGCAACGGCCCGGCGAGCGGCAGATACCCGATAAGGGCATTCGGGCCACGCGCAACCGGCTGGAGCTACCCACCCGCGCCGAAGGATTTGATACGCTCTATTTTGTGCGTGTGCAAGGCAATCAGGAATTTGCGATAACTGACTGGCAAGATGAAATTTGA
- the hisC gene encoding histidinol-phosphate transaminase has translation MSFDLESLIRPNIRAMKPYSSARDEFQGDAQVMLDANENSLGSTGPARFNRYPDPQQRAVKAELARLKGVDPSQIFLGNGSDEAIDLLVRLTCTPGGQDSMLLLPPTYGMYEVAANLNDVRIERLPLTADFQLSPAIVAGVLASQAKLVFLCSPNNPTGNLLHAEAIEEILRGFPGLVVVDEAYADFAAAPSWTTRLAEFPNLVVLQTFSKAWGLAGLRLGMAFASPAIIGYLNKIKPPYNISEATQQHALAALGAAPHFESLRGQLLAGREWLAARLPALPIVAEVFPSDANFLLVRFRPDATAVYDYLLGRGIVVRNRTTQPGCAGTLRLTVGSPEENEKLLAALEEFEVAS, from the coding sequence ATGTCTTTCGATTTAGAATCCCTCATTCGCCCCAATATCCGGGCCATGAAGCCGTACTCATCGGCCCGCGACGAGTTTCAGGGCGATGCCCAGGTGATGCTCGACGCCAACGAGAACAGCCTGGGCAGCACCGGCCCGGCGCGGTTCAACCGCTACCCCGACCCGCAGCAGCGCGCCGTAAAAGCCGAGCTAGCCCGACTGAAAGGCGTGGACCCGAGCCAGATTTTCCTGGGCAACGGCTCCGACGAGGCCATCGACCTGCTGGTGCGCCTCACCTGCACGCCGGGCGGCCAAGACAGCATGTTGCTGCTGCCGCCCACCTACGGCATGTACGAGGTGGCCGCCAACCTCAACGACGTGCGCATCGAGCGCCTGCCGCTCACGGCCGATTTCCAGCTCTCGCCCGCAATCGTGGCCGGTGTGCTGGCCTCGCAAGCCAAGCTGGTGTTCCTGTGCTCGCCCAATAATCCCACCGGCAATCTGCTGCACGCCGAAGCTATTGAGGAAATTCTGCGCGGCTTCCCCGGCCTGGTGGTGGTCGATGAGGCCTACGCCGACTTCGCCGCCGCCCCCAGCTGGACGACGCGCCTGGCCGAATTCCCGAACCTGGTGGTGCTGCAGACCTTTTCCAAGGCCTGGGGGCTAGCCGGCCTGCGCCTGGGCATGGCCTTCGCCTCGCCCGCAATCATCGGCTACCTCAATAAAATTAAGCCGCCCTACAACATCTCCGAAGCCACCCAGCAGCACGCGCTGGCGGCGCTAGGGGCGGCGCCGCACTTCGAGAGCTTGCGCGGGCAGCTGCTGGCCGGCCGCGAGTGGCTGGCCGCGCGCCTGCCCGCGCTGCCCATCGTAGCCGAGGTTTTCCCCTCCGATGCCAATTTTTTGCTCGTGCGCTTCCGCCCCGATGCCACGGCCGTGTACGATTATCTGCTGGGCCGCGGCATTGTGGTGCGCAACCGCACCACCCAGCCCGGCTGCGCGGGCACGCTGCGCCTCACGGTGGGCTCGCCCGAGGAGAACGAGAAGCTGCTGGCGGCGCTGGAGGAATTTGAGGTGGCTAGTTGA
- the hisD gene encoding histidinol dehydrogenase, protein MQIFRNPDPSQWPALQQRPLAESNAAVLTRAGEIFDDVARRGDEALRQYAAQLDGVPSLASLRVSAEELAAGAAQVPAELQAAIRQAIQNITTFHAAQRPAAVEAEVETMPGVRCWRRSVAVPRVGLYVPGGSAPLFSTLLMLGIPARLAGCREIVLCTPPGRGTGAIAPAILFAAQELGLTTIIKAGGAQAVAALTVGTASVPAVDKIFGPGNRYVTAAKQLAAQRGVAIDMPAGPSEVLVIADASANPAFVAADLLSQAEHGPDSQVVLLTDSETVLNSVVTELERQLPRLPRAEIARQALTESRGLLLPDVATMLAFSNQYAPEHLILAVAAPEALAADIYNAGSVFMGHLTPEAVGDYASGTNHTLPTGGYARAYSGVSLDSFYKKITFQQLAPAGLLALAPVVEPMAEAEGLRAHAQAVALRREALGVLTT, encoded by the coding sequence ATGCAGATTTTTCGCAATCCCGACCCTAGCCAGTGGCCCGCGCTGCAGCAGCGCCCGCTGGCCGAAAGCAACGCCGCCGTGCTAACCCGCGCCGGCGAGATTTTCGACGACGTGGCCCGGCGCGGCGACGAGGCCCTGCGCCAGTACGCCGCCCAGCTCGACGGCGTGCCCAGCCTGGCTAGCCTGCGCGTGAGCGCCGAAGAGCTGGCCGCCGGCGCCGCTCAGGTGCCGGCCGAACTACAGGCGGCCATCCGCCAGGCCATTCAGAACATCACCACCTTTCACGCCGCCCAGCGCCCCGCCGCCGTGGAGGCCGAAGTAGAAACCATGCCCGGCGTGCGCTGCTGGCGCCGCAGCGTGGCCGTGCCGCGGGTGGGCCTCTACGTGCCGGGCGGCTCGGCGCCGCTGTTCTCTACCTTATTGATGCTGGGCATTCCGGCCAGGCTGGCGGGCTGCCGCGAGATTGTGCTGTGCACGCCGCCCGGCCGGGGCACGGGTGCCATCGCGCCGGCCATCCTTTTCGCCGCCCAGGAGCTGGGGCTGACCACGATTATCAAAGCGGGCGGGGCGCAGGCCGTGGCCGCCCTCACCGTGGGCACGGCCTCGGTGCCGGCCGTGGATAAGATTTTCGGCCCCGGCAACCGCTACGTGACGGCCGCCAAGCAGCTGGCCGCCCAGCGCGGCGTGGCCATCGACATGCCCGCCGGCCCGAGCGAAGTGCTGGTGATTGCCGATGCCAGCGCCAACCCGGCCTTCGTGGCGGCCGACCTGCTCTCGCAGGCCGAGCACGGCCCCGACTCGCAGGTGGTACTGCTCACCGATTCGGAGACGGTATTAAACAGCGTAGTTACGGAGTTAGAGCGCCAGTTGCCGCGGCTGCCCCGCGCCGAAATCGCCCGGCAGGCTCTTACCGAAAGCCGCGGCCTGCTGCTGCCCGACGTGGCCACGATGCTAGCCTTCAGCAACCAGTACGCCCCCGAGCACCTCATCCTGGCCGTGGCCGCTCCCGAGGCGCTAGCCGCTGATATCTACAACGCGGGCTCGGTGTTCATGGGCCACCTCACGCCCGAGGCGGTGGGCGACTACGCCTCCGGCACCAACCACACGCTGCCCACCGGGGGCTACGCCCGGGCCTATAGCGGGGTGTCGCTCGATTCGTTTTACAAGAAAATCACCTTCCAGCAGCTCGCCCCCGCCGGCCTGCTCGCGCTCGCCCCGGTAGTGGAGCCCATGGCCGAGGCCGAGGGCCTGCGCGCCCACGCCCAGGCCGTGGCGTTGCGCCGGGAGGCGCTGGGCGTATTAACTACTTAA
- the hisG gene encoding ATP phosphoribosyltransferase encodes MLRLAIQKSGRLSEDSLQLIRECGISFVSSSYKLKVEASNFPLEILYLRDDDIPGYVQDGVADLGIVGQNVLVEAGCAALEVEPLGFSKCRLSLAVPRGAEYNSVADLQGKSIATSYPKLLGDYLAGQGVRAHLHTISGSVEIAPSIGLAEAICDIVSSGSTLLGNGLREVETIFRSEAVLIAAPNLSPDKQELLDQLRFRMQAVRRAQRSKYIVLNAPLAALDAVKALLPGIKSPTVTPLAEDGWVSVQSVVEEDKFWHIAGELQAIGAEGILVLPIEKRVG; translated from the coding sequence ATGCTGCGTTTAGCCATTCAAAAGTCCGGCCGCCTCTCGGAGGACTCCCTTCAGCTCATCCGCGAGTGCGGCATCAGCTTCGTTTCGTCGTCCTATAAGCTCAAGGTCGAGGCCAGCAACTTTCCGCTGGAAATCCTCTACCTGCGCGACGACGATATTCCCGGCTACGTGCAGGACGGCGTGGCCGACCTCGGCATCGTGGGCCAGAACGTGCTGGTCGAAGCCGGCTGCGCGGCCCTCGAAGTCGAACCCCTGGGCTTCAGCAAGTGCCGCCTGAGTCTGGCCGTGCCGCGCGGCGCCGAGTACAATTCGGTGGCCGACTTGCAGGGCAAAAGCATTGCCACGTCGTACCCCAAGCTGCTCGGCGACTACCTGGCCGGCCAGGGCGTGCGGGCCCACCTGCACACCATTTCGGGCTCGGTCGAGATTGCGCCCAGCATCGGGCTGGCCGAGGCCATCTGCGACATCGTGAGCAGCGGCTCGACCCTGCTCGGCAACGGCCTGCGCGAAGTCGAAACCATCTTTCGCTCGGAGGCCGTGCTCATCGCCGCTCCCAACCTCAGCCCCGACAAGCAGGAGCTGCTCGACCAGCTGCGGTTCCGGATGCAGGCCGTGCGCCGGGCCCAGCGCTCGAAGTACATCGTGCTCAACGCCCCGCTAGCCGCCCTCGATGCCGTAAAGGCCCTGCTGCCGGGCATCAAGTCGCCCACCGTCACGCCCCTGGCCGAAGACGGCTGGGTATCGGTGCAGTCGGTGGTGGAGGAAGACAAGTTCTGGCACATCGCCGGCGAGCTGCAGGCCATCGGGGCCGAGGGCATCCTGGTGCTGCCCATTGAGAAGCGCGTCGGGTAG